From Natronolimnobius sp. AArcel1, one genomic window encodes:
- a CDS encoding winged helix-turn-helix domain-containing protein — translation MKLRQPTDFLILEELADKGRNVATNLAHHTGKSRKNINTRLPVLEDYGLVRKIGPAERSGLYEIATLGKTALVHQDQYDEVDDFEALIEGTQITPDNTSGPQASFARGDSGNQTEDS, via the coding sequence ATGAAATTACGCCAGCCAACCGACTTTTTGATCCTTGAAGAGCTAGCAGACAAAGGACGAAACGTCGCGACGAATCTAGCACATCACACGGGGAAGAGTCGAAAGAACATCAACACACGACTGCCGGTGCTCGAGGACTATGGCCTCGTCCGAAAAATTGGCCCAGCCGAACGGTCTGGACTGTACGAGATTGCAACGCTTGGCAAAACAGCGTTGGTACATCAAGACCAGTACGACGAGGTAGACGATTTTGAAGCGCTCATCGAAGGCACCCAGATCACTCCAGACAACACCAGTGGTCCGCAAGCGAGTTTCGCTCGAGGCGATAGCGGGAACCAGACTGAAGATAGCTGA